Within Bradymonas sediminis, the genomic segment CGATTCTCCATGATACTCTTGGCTTCGCCCCTGAAGGCATCGCGGTCGAAAAACTGCCGTCACGATCCCGTGGAACTCTCAAATCCAGCGTGCCCACGCGGCTGGTCATCTTGCGGGTATAGTGGCCATTTCGCTGGCCCTGGCGCCCGTCTGTGTGCTCATATCGCTCTGCCTGCAGGTGCTCAGTCATCTCGGATTCAAGCACCTGGTTCAATACCACCTCGGCGAGCTTCTCAATGCCGCGGTCATTCAAAAATAGGTCTTGGATCAGCTTGCTATCGATTGTAACCTCAAACTCAGCCATCGTCTTTCTCCGTTTTTAGCTTCTTGTTTCTACTCAATCAGAAGCCTAACGGAGGGCGGTGGCCTTTTTAAGTCCGACCAGAATTTACACAATCATACGGACTTAACTGAGGGCGATGAGACAGGTCATGATGATTCGCGATGCTTTCATGTGTTTTGCTCCGTTCTTAAGGGGAGTGGTTTCTTAGCCTCAACATCAATATACGCAGTGGATCTTAAGGAAATGTGAAGCGAAGTGATTTTTCCCAGTGGCGTGGATTAACTTGGGGTCTGGGCATCCGCGGGTGGAGTGAGCGTAAGGTTTGCTGCTTCGTCTTTCGGGGCATTCTCGGTGTTTTAGAGGGCCCTAATCTACTCGCCAGGGCCATTCGGAACT encodes:
- a CDS encoding transposase gives rise to the protein MAEFEVTIDSKLIQDLFLNDRGIEKLAEVVLNQVLESEMTEHLQAERYEHTDGRQGQRNGHYTRKMTSRVGTLDLRVPRDRDGSFSTAMPSGAKPRVSWRIAPPRSRRS